One Pygocentrus nattereri isolate fPygNat1 chromosome 12, fPygNat1.pri, whole genome shotgun sequence DNA window includes the following coding sequences:
- the b3gnt2a gene encoding N-acetyllactosaminide beta-1,3-N-acetylglucosaminyltransferase 2a isoform X2 produces MELTIDVPCACSSCGERIFRMHSSRKKTKLLGVMMMINFLIYILVEVTRSYGQGKQDNTQPRVPPKRFWKKPELSEAFWNREQQFLDHIYNPLIISAVSTSNSSFQELPQLSDWLNHTTEADLCEPDLSITMQIKDYNSLPQRFKDFLLYMRCRSYPMLADAPGVCSDPPFLLLAIKSLAPHFDRRQAIRQSWGRAGILDNRRVVTVFLLGSIEAVDHFPDLSGMVRHEAALHGDLLQWDYRDTFFNLTLKEVLFLEWLGNRCPLAHYIFKGDDDVFVNTRHILRYLGGLSGAAARDLFVGDVITNAGPHRDKKLKYYIPESVFVGPYPPYAGGGGYLYSGNVALRLKNVSQHISLFPIDDVYTGMCLQRLGLVPEKHKGFRTFNIDEKYRENACAYQSLMLVHPRSPQEMIKIWSWISDPGLNC; encoded by the exons ATGGAGCTCACCATTGACGTACCCTGCGCCTGCTCTAGCT GTGGGGAGCGTATCTTCAGGATGCATTCCAGTCGGAAAAAGACCAAGCTGCTGGgcgtgatgatgatgatcaacTTCCTCATATACATCCTGGTAGAAGTGACCCGGAGCTACGGCCAGGGCAAACAAGACAACACACAACCACGTGTCCCTCCAAAACGTTTCTGGAAGAAGCCTGAACTCAGTGAGGCATTCTGGAACCGTGAGCAACAATTCCTGGACCACATCTACAACCCTTTGATTATTTCTGCAGTCTCCACCAGCAACTCATCCTTCCAGGAGCTCCCGCAACTCTCCGACTGGTTGAACCACACAACTGAGGCAGACCTGTGTGAGCCAGACCTCAGCATAACCATGCAGATTAAGGACTATAACTCCCTGCCCCAGCGCTTCAAGGACTTCCTCCTGTACATGCGGTGCAGGTCTTACCCTATGCTGGCAGATGCACCTGGTGTTTGTTCAGACCCACCCTTCCTGCTCCTAGCTATTAAGTCTCTGGCACCACATTTCGACCGGCGCCAGGCCATCAGGCAGTCTTGGGGTCGTGCAGGCATCCTTGACAACCGTCGTGTGGTCACCGTGTTCTTGCTTGGCAGCATTGAAGCGGTTGACCACTTCCCAGACTTGTCAGGGATGGTCCGTCATGAGGCAGCACTGCATGGGGACCTTCTTCAGTGGGATTACCGTGATACCTTCTTCAATCTCACCCTGAAGGAGGTTCTCTTCTTGGAGTGGCTAGGCAATCGCTGCCCCTTAGCCCACTACATCTTTAAGGGCGATGACGATGTCTTTGTCAACACCCGGCACATCCTAAGGTATCTTGGTGGACTTTCAGGCGCTGCGGCACGGGATCTATTTGTTGGAGATGTGATAACGAATGCTGGACCTCACCGGGACAAGAAGCTAAAGTACTACATCCCTGAGAGCGTCTTTGTGGGACCCTACCCACCCTATGCCGGTGGGGGAGGGTACCTCTATTCAGGCAACGTGGCACTGCGCCTGAAGAATGTCTCTCAGCACATCTCTCTGTTCCCCATTGACGATGTCTACACAGGCATGTGTCTGCAGAGATTGGGCCTGGTGCCCGAGAAGCACAAAGGGTTTAGGACATTCAACATCGACGAAAAGTACAGAGAGAACGCCTGCGCCTACCAGAGCTTGATGCTGGTGCATCCCAGGAGCCCGCAGGAGATGATTAAAATCTGGAGCTGGATTAGCGATCCTGGATTGAATTGCTAG
- the b3gnt2a gene encoding N-acetyllactosaminide beta-1,3-N-acetylglucosaminyltransferase 2a isoform X1: MQPALPSQFWPNHRHRGFGPSWPESSPLMELTIDVPCACSSCGERIFRMHSSRKKTKLLGVMMMINFLIYILVEVTRSYGQGKQDNTQPRVPPKRFWKKPELSEAFWNREQQFLDHIYNPLIISAVSTSNSSFQELPQLSDWLNHTTEADLCEPDLSITMQIKDYNSLPQRFKDFLLYMRCRSYPMLADAPGVCSDPPFLLLAIKSLAPHFDRRQAIRQSWGRAGILDNRRVVTVFLLGSIEAVDHFPDLSGMVRHEAALHGDLLQWDYRDTFFNLTLKEVLFLEWLGNRCPLAHYIFKGDDDVFVNTRHILRYLGGLSGAAARDLFVGDVITNAGPHRDKKLKYYIPESVFVGPYPPYAGGGGYLYSGNVALRLKNVSQHISLFPIDDVYTGMCLQRLGLVPEKHKGFRTFNIDEKYRENACAYQSLMLVHPRSPQEMIKIWSWISDPGLNC, translated from the exons ATGCAGCCGGCCTTGCCCTCACAGTTCTGGCCCAACCACAGGCATCGGGGATTTGGACCCAGCTGGCCTGAATCCAGCCCCCTCATGGAGCTCACCATTGACGTACCCTGCGCCTGCTCTAGCT GTGGGGAGCGTATCTTCAGGATGCATTCCAGTCGGAAAAAGACCAAGCTGCTGGgcgtgatgatgatgatcaacTTCCTCATATACATCCTGGTAGAAGTGACCCGGAGCTACGGCCAGGGCAAACAAGACAACACACAACCACGTGTCCCTCCAAAACGTTTCTGGAAGAAGCCTGAACTCAGTGAGGCATTCTGGAACCGTGAGCAACAATTCCTGGACCACATCTACAACCCTTTGATTATTTCTGCAGTCTCCACCAGCAACTCATCCTTCCAGGAGCTCCCGCAACTCTCCGACTGGTTGAACCACACAACTGAGGCAGACCTGTGTGAGCCAGACCTCAGCATAACCATGCAGATTAAGGACTATAACTCCCTGCCCCAGCGCTTCAAGGACTTCCTCCTGTACATGCGGTGCAGGTCTTACCCTATGCTGGCAGATGCACCTGGTGTTTGTTCAGACCCACCCTTCCTGCTCCTAGCTATTAAGTCTCTGGCACCACATTTCGACCGGCGCCAGGCCATCAGGCAGTCTTGGGGTCGTGCAGGCATCCTTGACAACCGTCGTGTGGTCACCGTGTTCTTGCTTGGCAGCATTGAAGCGGTTGACCACTTCCCAGACTTGTCAGGGATGGTCCGTCATGAGGCAGCACTGCATGGGGACCTTCTTCAGTGGGATTACCGTGATACCTTCTTCAATCTCACCCTGAAGGAGGTTCTCTTCTTGGAGTGGCTAGGCAATCGCTGCCCCTTAGCCCACTACATCTTTAAGGGCGATGACGATGTCTTTGTCAACACCCGGCACATCCTAAGGTATCTTGGTGGACTTTCAGGCGCTGCGGCACGGGATCTATTTGTTGGAGATGTGATAACGAATGCTGGACCTCACCGGGACAAGAAGCTAAAGTACTACATCCCTGAGAGCGTCTTTGTGGGACCCTACCCACCCTATGCCGGTGGGGGAGGGTACCTCTATTCAGGCAACGTGGCACTGCGCCTGAAGAATGTCTCTCAGCACATCTCTCTGTTCCCCATTGACGATGTCTACACAGGCATGTGTCTGCAGAGATTGGGCCTGGTGCCCGAGAAGCACAAAGGGTTTAGGACATTCAACATCGACGAAAAGTACAGAGAGAACGCCTGCGCCTACCAGAGCTTGATGCTGGTGCATCCCAGGAGCCCGCAGGAGATGATTAAAATCTGGAGCTGGATTAGCGATCCTGGATTGAATTGCTAG
- the b3gnt2a gene encoding N-acetyllactosaminide beta-1,3-N-acetylglucosaminyltransferase 2a isoform X3, producing the protein MHSSRKKTKLLGVMMMINFLIYILVEVTRSYGQGKQDNTQPRVPPKRFWKKPELSEAFWNREQQFLDHIYNPLIISAVSTSNSSFQELPQLSDWLNHTTEADLCEPDLSITMQIKDYNSLPQRFKDFLLYMRCRSYPMLADAPGVCSDPPFLLLAIKSLAPHFDRRQAIRQSWGRAGILDNRRVVTVFLLGSIEAVDHFPDLSGMVRHEAALHGDLLQWDYRDTFFNLTLKEVLFLEWLGNRCPLAHYIFKGDDDVFVNTRHILRYLGGLSGAAARDLFVGDVITNAGPHRDKKLKYYIPESVFVGPYPPYAGGGGYLYSGNVALRLKNVSQHISLFPIDDVYTGMCLQRLGLVPEKHKGFRTFNIDEKYRENACAYQSLMLVHPRSPQEMIKIWSWISDPGLNC; encoded by the coding sequence ATGCATTCCAGTCGGAAAAAGACCAAGCTGCTGGgcgtgatgatgatgatcaacTTCCTCATATACATCCTGGTAGAAGTGACCCGGAGCTACGGCCAGGGCAAACAAGACAACACACAACCACGTGTCCCTCCAAAACGTTTCTGGAAGAAGCCTGAACTCAGTGAGGCATTCTGGAACCGTGAGCAACAATTCCTGGACCACATCTACAACCCTTTGATTATTTCTGCAGTCTCCACCAGCAACTCATCCTTCCAGGAGCTCCCGCAACTCTCCGACTGGTTGAACCACACAACTGAGGCAGACCTGTGTGAGCCAGACCTCAGCATAACCATGCAGATTAAGGACTATAACTCCCTGCCCCAGCGCTTCAAGGACTTCCTCCTGTACATGCGGTGCAGGTCTTACCCTATGCTGGCAGATGCACCTGGTGTTTGTTCAGACCCACCCTTCCTGCTCCTAGCTATTAAGTCTCTGGCACCACATTTCGACCGGCGCCAGGCCATCAGGCAGTCTTGGGGTCGTGCAGGCATCCTTGACAACCGTCGTGTGGTCACCGTGTTCTTGCTTGGCAGCATTGAAGCGGTTGACCACTTCCCAGACTTGTCAGGGATGGTCCGTCATGAGGCAGCACTGCATGGGGACCTTCTTCAGTGGGATTACCGTGATACCTTCTTCAATCTCACCCTGAAGGAGGTTCTCTTCTTGGAGTGGCTAGGCAATCGCTGCCCCTTAGCCCACTACATCTTTAAGGGCGATGACGATGTCTTTGTCAACACCCGGCACATCCTAAGGTATCTTGGTGGACTTTCAGGCGCTGCGGCACGGGATCTATTTGTTGGAGATGTGATAACGAATGCTGGACCTCACCGGGACAAGAAGCTAAAGTACTACATCCCTGAGAGCGTCTTTGTGGGACCCTACCCACCCTATGCCGGTGGGGGAGGGTACCTCTATTCAGGCAACGTGGCACTGCGCCTGAAGAATGTCTCTCAGCACATCTCTCTGTTCCCCATTGACGATGTCTACACAGGCATGTGTCTGCAGAGATTGGGCCTGGTGCCCGAGAAGCACAAAGGGTTTAGGACATTCAACATCGACGAAAAGTACAGAGAGAACGCCTGCGCCTACCAGAGCTTGATGCTGGTGCATCCCAGGAGCCCGCAGGAGATGATTAAAATCTGGAGCTGGATTAGCGATCCTGGATTGAATTGCTAG